One region of Anthonomus grandis grandis chromosome 22, icAntGran1.3, whole genome shotgun sequence genomic DNA includes:
- the LOC126748802 gene encoding uncharacterized protein LOC126748802 isoform X2: MSTSLENHGSPWRKRPYDDFTLDIKDIKRPRQNYYRLESESSKASDDGTESICSFQERETDFVQDSSDLNTDSDEKGSEYDVQFEYEVASLSEDDGNLFEGSTTDSEMMLAAAAAVICQNSFEGWITDVEDSDSSTEESSFKRTDFSTCVQCKGENINPMYRYCEKCFQERKKYFPPRPKRRKNRPKKKEATPPRVKLDTLRSCLSGLSQDSGLGSSQECPSFGLDQIVVPEHLQSTGTSKTDDSSTNPLDPKQPENIEKISRTSEKSPNSPTRCVNSENALPQKTVPSLKRNRTSSESSLSEHETPKKLKASESQGSEQHTSDLGSEASSSVLNSFSSVGSNSSSSGFFSENNLPVMQNRSSGFGSDKSDPELCIFCNNAPKNSIFLHTNIAHCCCCYPCAKKTLKSIKRCPICNGTVNKVLRIFTT; this comes from the exons ATGTCGACTTCTTTGGAGAATcatg GATCCCCATGGCGAAAACGCCCATATGATGATTTCACTTTGGATATTAAGGATATTAAGAGACCACGCCAAAATTACTATCGCTTGGAGAGCGAGAGTTCAAAAGCCTCAGATGATGGAACTGAAAGCATATGCAGCTTTCAAGAGAGAGAAACTG attttgtgCAGGACAGCTCAGATCTAAACACAGATTCTGATGAAAAGGGCAGTGAGTATGATGTACAGTTTGAGTATGAAGTGGCTAGTTTGTCAGAAGATGATGGTAATTTGTTTGAAGGCTCCACAACGGATTCAGAG ATGATGCTTGCAGCCGCAGCGGCCGTTATCTGTCAGAACTCTTTTGAAGGTTGGATTACCGACGTGGAAGATTCTGATTCCAGTACGGAAGAGTCATCGTTTAAACGGACCGATTTTTCGACGTGTGTTCAATGTAAGGGAGAGAATATTAATCCTATGTATCGTTATTGCGAAAAATGTTTTCAG GAACGCAAAAAATACTTTCCCCCGCGACCGAAAAGGCGGAAAAACCGACCGAAAAAGAAGGAAGCTACACCGCCCCGAGTTAAACTGGATACATTAAGAAGTTGCTTGAGCGGTCTAAGTCAGGATTCTGGTTTAGGTTCGAGCCAGGAATGCCCATCTTTTGGATTGGATCAGATCGTCGTTCCGGAACACTTACAAAGTACAG gtacGTCAAAAACTGATGATTCCTCTACAAATCCTCTAGACCCTAAGCAaccagaaaatattgaaaagataTCCAGAACATCGGAAAAGTCACCTAATTCCCCAACACGCTGTGTAAATTCAGAAAACGCTTTACCCCAAAAAACGGTGCCTAGTTTAAAACGAAATCGCACGAGCTCTGAAAGCAGTCTTTCGGAACACGAaacacctaaaaaattaaaagcttcGGAAAGTCAGGGCTCAGAACAACATACGTCTGACCTGGGCTCAGAAGCTAGCAGCTCAGTTTTGAATAGTTTCTCGTCTGTCGGGAGCAACAGTTCAAGCAGCGGTTTTTTCTCGGAAAATAACCTTCCTGTTATGCAGAATAGATCGAGCGGTTTTGGATCTGATAAGTCAGATCCCGAATTATGCATATTTTGCAATAATGCTCCTAAGaatagtatatttttacatactAACATTGCCCATTGCTGTTGCTGTTATCCTTGTGCTAAAAAAACGCTGAAGAGCATCAAGAGATGTCCGATTTGCAACGGTACTGTAAATAAAGTACTACGTATATTCACAACTTAG
- the LOC126748802 gene encoding uncharacterized protein LOC126748802 isoform X1, whose product MINMIKLSKTEPENDTLADLLTMSTSLENHGSPWRKRPYDDFTLDIKDIKRPRQNYYRLESESSKASDDGTESICSFQERETDFVQDSSDLNTDSDEKGSEYDVQFEYEVASLSEDDGNLFEGSTTDSEMMLAAAAAVICQNSFEGWITDVEDSDSSTEESSFKRTDFSTCVQCKGENINPMYRYCEKCFQERKKYFPPRPKRRKNRPKKKEATPPRVKLDTLRSCLSGLSQDSGLGSSQECPSFGLDQIVVPEHLQSTGTSKTDDSSTNPLDPKQPENIEKISRTSEKSPNSPTRCVNSENALPQKTVPSLKRNRTSSESSLSEHETPKKLKASESQGSEQHTSDLGSEASSSVLNSFSSVGSNSSSSGFFSENNLPVMQNRSSGFGSDKSDPELCIFCNNAPKNSIFLHTNIAHCCCCYPCAKKTLKSIKRCPICNGTVNKVLRIFTT is encoded by the exons ATGTCGACTTCTTTGGAGAATcatg GATCCCCATGGCGAAAACGCCCATATGATGATTTCACTTTGGATATTAAGGATATTAAGAGACCACGCCAAAATTACTATCGCTTGGAGAGCGAGAGTTCAAAAGCCTCAGATGATGGAACTGAAAGCATATGCAGCTTTCAAGAGAGAGAAACTG attttgtgCAGGACAGCTCAGATCTAAACACAGATTCTGATGAAAAGGGCAGTGAGTATGATGTACAGTTTGAGTATGAAGTGGCTAGTTTGTCAGAAGATGATGGTAATTTGTTTGAAGGCTCCACAACGGATTCAGAG ATGATGCTTGCAGCCGCAGCGGCCGTTATCTGTCAGAACTCTTTTGAAGGTTGGATTACCGACGTGGAAGATTCTGATTCCAGTACGGAAGAGTCATCGTTTAAACGGACCGATTTTTCGACGTGTGTTCAATGTAAGGGAGAGAATATTAATCCTATGTATCGTTATTGCGAAAAATGTTTTCAG GAACGCAAAAAATACTTTCCCCCGCGACCGAAAAGGCGGAAAAACCGACCGAAAAAGAAGGAAGCTACACCGCCCCGAGTTAAACTGGATACATTAAGAAGTTGCTTGAGCGGTCTAAGTCAGGATTCTGGTTTAGGTTCGAGCCAGGAATGCCCATCTTTTGGATTGGATCAGATCGTCGTTCCGGAACACTTACAAAGTACAG gtacGTCAAAAACTGATGATTCCTCTACAAATCCTCTAGACCCTAAGCAaccagaaaatattgaaaagataTCCAGAACATCGGAAAAGTCACCTAATTCCCCAACACGCTGTGTAAATTCAGAAAACGCTTTACCCCAAAAAACGGTGCCTAGTTTAAAACGAAATCGCACGAGCTCTGAAAGCAGTCTTTCGGAACACGAaacacctaaaaaattaaaagcttcGGAAAGTCAGGGCTCAGAACAACATACGTCTGACCTGGGCTCAGAAGCTAGCAGCTCAGTTTTGAATAGTTTCTCGTCTGTCGGGAGCAACAGTTCAAGCAGCGGTTTTTTCTCGGAAAATAACCTTCCTGTTATGCAGAATAGATCGAGCGGTTTTGGATCTGATAAGTCAGATCCCGAATTATGCATATTTTGCAATAATGCTCCTAAGaatagtatatttttacatactAACATTGCCCATTGCTGTTGCTGTTATCCTTGTGCTAAAAAAACGCTGAAGAGCATCAAGAGATGTCCGATTTGCAACGGTACTGTAAATAAAGTACTACGTATATTCACAACTTAG